The genomic segment TAAGGCCACAATCGGGATTGACCCAGAGGCGTTCGGCCGGAATCACCGCAAGGGCGCGTTCCAGCAGTGCCTCGATTTCTTCTACCGAAGGCACCCGAGGTGAATGGATGTCGTAAACGCCGGGGCCGACCGCATTCGGATACTGAAAACGGCGGAAGGCTTCCAGCAATGACATGCCCGATCGGGCCGCTTCGATAGAGATTACATCAGCATCGAGGGCGACGATGGCCTCCAGGATGTCCTCAAAATCGGCATAGCACATGTGGGTATGGATCTGCGTCTCGTCGCGTACGACGCTGGCCGTCAGGCGGAAGCATTCGACCGCCCAGTCCAGATAGGCCGGCCAATCACGGCGGCGTAGCGGTAGTCCTTCGCGCAGGGCTGGCTCGTCGATCTGGATGATAGCGATGCCGGCGGCTTCAAGGTCGGCCACTTCGTCGCGGAGCGCCAGCGCAAGCTGGCGACAGGTGTCGGCTCGGGGCTGATCGTCGCGCACGAACGACCACTGCAGGATGGTTACCGGACCGGTCAGAATGCCTTTGACCGGACGCGAGGTGCAACGCTGGGCATACGTGATCCACCGAACGGTCATGGGACCGCGCCGCGCCACATCGCCGTACAGGATGGGCGGACGCACGCAGCGGGTACCGTAGCTCTGTACCCAGCCGTTGCGGGTAACCAGAAAGCCCTGAAGCTGCTCAGCAAAATATTCGACCATGTCGGTGCGCTCGGGCTCACCGTGTACAAGTACGTCCAGCCCGATGGCTTCCTGACGGGCAATCGTTTCGGCAATGGTGGCTTCCAGAAACTGCTCATAGGCTTTACGAGAGAGGGCGCCCCGGCGCAGAGCCGCCCGTTTTTTGCGTAGCGTGTCGGTCTGCGGAAATGAACCAATCGTCGTGGTAGGTAGCAGCGGCAGGTTCAGCCGCTCCTGCTGCAGCGCATACCGTTCGGCAAAGGGACGCTTTCGACGCGCCATATCAGGCGAAAGGTGCGCGAGGCGCTGGCGCACAGCCGGGTCGATACGGCGTGGTGAGGTCAACCGCTCGGACCGGGCTTTGCGAGCAGCTTCGAGTCGATCGCGTACGACTGACTCACCTTCGTTGACGAGACGCTTCAGCGTCGCCAGCTCTTCCAGCTTCTGACGCGCGAAGGCTAACCAGGGACGGATCTCCGGGTCGAGATTCGTTTCAGTTGCCAGATCAATTGGTACATGCAGGAGTGAGCACGAGGGGGCGATCCAGACCCGTTCCTGTCCAAGTGCGTCGATGGCTCTTCGTAGTACAGAAGCAGCTGCCTCGAGATCGGCGCGCCAGACATTGCGGCCATCAATGAGGCCCAGGGATAATATGCAGTCTTCAGGGAAATGTGCCAGGGCTGGCTCGAGCTGCTCGGGAGCCCGCACCAGGTCGAGGTGTATGGCGGCTACCGGCAGCTTGAGTGTCGGCAATAAGTTCTCTTCCAGGCTACCAAAGTATGTGGTCAGTACCAGCGCTGGGTGCTCAGGCCGGCTCAGTGCAGTGTAGGCCTGCTGATAGGCCCGGTGTACTGTAGGCGGTAGATCAAGCACCAGACACGGCTCATCCATCTGTACGTAGCGGGCACCGGCCACCTTCAGCCGACGCAACACCTCGGCATAGACGGGCAGCAGACGGTCGAGCAGACTCAGTGGATCAAAGTGGTCTGTCGCCGGCTTACCCAGCAGCAAAAACGAAACCGGTCCCAGCAGCACCGGTCGCGTTTCTATGCCCAAGGTTTTGGCCTCCAGGTATTCATCAATGGGTTTGGTCGTGGCGAGCCGGAAAGTCTGCTCGGGGTGGAATTCGGGCACGAGGTAGTGGTAGTTCGTATCGAACCACTTGGTCATCTCCAGGGGGGGCACGCCGGCCCTCTCCAGACCATGGGCTTCCAGATCCTTTTCCTGAACGCCCCGGGCCATTGCAAAGTACGTCGTCAGGTCAACGACTTCGCCCTGCCAGCCGAAGCGTTCGGGTACGGCCCCCACGAGTGCAATCGTATCGAGCACGTGGTCATAGAGCGAAAAGTCGTTTGATGGAATCTGGTCCAGTCCAGCTTCCTGTTGCCACTGCCAGTGGCGTGCACGTAGCTGTCGGGCTGTTGCCAGCAGTTCGTCTTCCGAGATGCGGCCAGCCCAGTATCCTTCGACGGCCCACTTCAATTCGCGGTTAGGTCCGATGCGGGGAAAACCCAGATTGGTTGCCTGGATCATGGTCGCTGGATAGTTTCAATGAAATGTTACGAAGGTTGGTGTTGGTGTATTGTACCGCCTTCTTGCTTTGCTATCATTCATCCCACGACAGGGCAGCGGCCTGCTGGTATTCGGTAACCCGTGTTTCAAAAAAGTTCTTCTCTTTCAACAGGTCGATCGTCTCGCTCATCCAGGGGAACGGATTTTTCGAGCCGTAGCGGGCCTTCAGGCCAATGCGTTCCAGGCGTCGGTCGGCGATGTACTGCACATATTCTCGGAACATGGAGGCCGTCAGGCCCAGTACGCCGCGTGGCAAGCAATCGTGGGCGTAGGCCACTTCCAGTTCGACCGCCTCTTCAATAAGCTGCTGCACTTCACGTTGAAAGTCGGGGGTCCTCAGCTCGGGATTCTCCGCCTTGATGCCGTTGATCAGGTCAATGCCAAAGTTCAGGTGGATCGTCTCGTCGCGCAGGATATACTGGAATTGCTCCCCGATGCCGGTCATCTTGTTCTGGCGATGGAAGGAGAGGATCATGGCAAAGCCGCTGTAGAAGAAGATCCCCTCCATGATCACATAGTAGCCGATCAGGTTTTTCAGGAAGGCCCGGCCGCCTTCGACGGTGGCTGTGGTGAAATCGGGCCGCAGCACCTCGCGCGTCAGCTCCATTTCGAATTCGTCCTTACGGGCCACGGCCGGGATCTCGCGGTACATGTTGAACACTTCACCTTCGTCGAGCCCGAGGCTTTCAACGATGTACAGGAAGGCGTGGGTGTGGATAGCTTCTTCGAAGGCCTGACGCAGTAGATACTGGCGGCACTCCGGATTGGTAACATGACGGAAGATGGCCAGCACGATGTTGTTGCCCACCAGACTTTCAGCCGTGGCGAAAAAGCCCAGGTTACGCAGGATGACCAGGCGTTCGTCGTCGGTCAGTTTGTTGGAGCGCCACAGCTCGATGTCGCGGGCCATGGGGATTTCACTGGGCATCCAGTGATTCTTACATCCGTTGAGATAATGCTCCCAGGCCCAGGCATACTTGATGGGCATGAGCTGGTTGACGTCCACCTCGTGGCAGTTAATCAGGCGTTTGTCTTCGACGCGGATACGGCGCGATCCAAAGGCAGGAAGTTCCATCGTGGCGTTTCTGGGTTTGTGGGTGAACCGGAAGAAAACCAGGTCAAACAGGGATTACTGACAGGCTTCGCAGCTTTCATCGTCCGGCGAGCAGGCAGGGCCGTCGCGGCGGACAACGATGTCGCTCGAAGGCGATCGACTTTTCATCCAGCGGGGTTGAATGCCACGTCGGTTGATGTCGAGCGTGGATTTTTCGATCTGCGTGGCCGCCAGCGCCCGCAGGTAATAGGTGGTTTTCAGGCCGAGTTGCCATGCCAGCTGGTACATTTCGCTGAGCTTGCGGCCGCTGGGCTCGGCCAGGTATAGATTCAGCGACTGGCTCTGGTCGATCCATTTCTGGCGCCGGGCGGCGCATTCAATGAGCCAGCGTGGATTGATTTCGAAGGCCGTGCGGTAGCGTTCTTTGAGCTCGGATGGGACGCGGTCGATTTCCTGTACCGAACCATCGTAGTATTTCAGGTCGTCCAGCATCTCTTCGTCCCAGAGGCCACGCGCTTTGAGATCGCGTACCAGATAGGCATTGATCTGCGTAAACTCGCCGGAGAGATTGCTTTTGACGTAGAGATTTTTGTAGGTGGGTTCGATCGAAGGACTGACACCACAGATATTGGCGATGGTGGCGGTGGGGGCTATGGCCAGGACGTTCGCGTTGCGCATGCCCTGGCGGCGGATCTTTTCGCGCAGTGCATTCCAGTTGAGTCGGGCCGTACGGGGGACCGGGATCGGCTCGCCGCGTTCGGCTTCGAGCAGATCGAGCGTGTCGAGCGGTAGCAGGCCACGATCCCATTTGGAGCCTCTGAAGGTCGAGTACGCCCCGCGCTCGGCTGCCAGGTCAGAGGAAGCTTCATAGGCGCAATAGGCAATGAATTCCATGAGTTCGTCGGCCAGCTCCACGGCTGCTTCGCTGGCATAGGAGAGTCCCCGGCGGTAAAGCACATCCTGAAAGCCCATCAGACCCAGCCCGATCGGTCGGTGGCGCAGATTGGCGGTGCGCGCTTCCGGGATCAGGTAGAAGTTGAGGTCGATCACATTGTCGAGCATGCGGACGGCCGTGCGGATCGTTTCGCGCAGCTTTTCCCGATCCAGTTCGCCCTGCTCGTTTACATGCGCCACCAGGTTGATGGAGCCCAGATTGCAGACGGCTACTTCTTCGGGCGAGGTATTCAGGGTGATTTCGGTGCAGAGATTCGACGAGTGAACGACGCCTACGTGGTCCTGAGGCGATCGGATATTGCAGGGATCTTTGAAGGTGAGCCAGGGATGGCCGGTTTCAAAGAGCATGGAAAGCATTTTGCGCCAGAGGGCGAGGGCATCGACCCGACGCCAGTTGCGGATGCGTCCGGCTTCGGCCTCGCGTTCGTAGTGCTCGTAGCGTTCGCGGAAGGCGCGGCCGTAGAGGTCGTGCAGGTCGGGTACTTCGTCCGGAGAGAAGAGGGTCCAGTGTTTGCGCTGGCGCACGCGTTGCAGGAACAGGTCAGGGATCCAGCAGGCCGTATTCATGTCGTGCGTGCGGCGACGCTCGTCGCCCGTGTTGCGGCGCAGTTCCAGAAACTCTTCAATGTCCAGGTGCCACACTTCCAGATAGGCACATACGGCGCCTTTGCGTTTGCCGCCCTGGTTGACGGCAACGGCCGTATCGTTGACGATTTTCAGGAAGGGGATGACGCCCTGGCTGCGGCCGTTAGTGCCCCGGATATGGGCACCCAGGGCGCGGACGGGTGTCCAGTCGTTGCCCAGGCCACCGGCCCATTTCGAGAGCAGTGCGTTATCTCGAATGGCTTTGAAGATGGCGCCCAGGTCGTCCTGCACGGTGGTCAGGTAGCAGGAGGAGAGCTGCGGGTGCGGCGTGCCTGCATTGAAAAGCGTAGGGGTGGAATTCATGAAGCGGAAGCTGGAAAGTAGCTCGTAAAACTGGATCGCCCGGTGGGTGGGATCGCTTTCGTTGAGGGCCAGTCCCATGGCCACGCGCATCCAGAGGTACTGGGGCAGTTCGAGACGGCGGCCATCGGGGTCGTGCAGCAGGTATCGATCGTAGAGCGTCTGCAGTCCAAGGTAGGTAAACCGGCGGTCGCGTTCAGGTCGGAGGGCCTGAGCCAGGCGTTCGAGGTCGAAGGTGTGGAGCAGACGCTCGTCGAGTCGTTCCAGGCGCACGCCGTGCATCAGATAGGCGTAAAAGCCGGTGCGGCAGGCTTCGGCCTGTTCATCGGGGGGTACCGGGCGTCCGAACACTTCCCGGTAGAGGGCATCCAGCAGGAGGCGGGCGGCCACAAACGTGTAGTTGGGTTCCCGTTCAATGTGGGTACGAGCTGCCAGGATCAGTGCCCGGTCCAGCTCATCTTCGGAGATGCCTGGATAGACCGTGCGCAACAGCTCTTCCTGAATGCCGTCCGGGTCGACGTCCTCCAGTTCGGCACAGGCCGCTTCGATGCGGGTGCGGAGGGCCTCATGTGGGAAAGGGGCCTCGGTGCCGTCAGCGCGGCGGTAGGTGAGTTGCTGGCGGCGGCGTGCTTCGGCCCGGGCTTCCCGGTAGAGAATGTAGCGGCGGGCAACGGCGTAGCGTCCGGCCCGCATGAGCGTGCGCTCCACTTCGTCCTGGATTGCTTCCACGGATACTTCCGGGCGGTGCTGGCACCAGCGTACAACAGCGCCCGTGAGCGCTTCAATCTCTTCGGCCAGTTCAGCGGTGAGCGGCGTATCGGTTGACAGGTCATATGTGGCGCGGAAGGCTTTTTCAAGGGCGCGCCGGATGCGGTCGGCATCGAACGGTACGCGTCGGCCATCGCGTTTGATGACCGTGGGTAGCATGTCGGTCGTGAACATCTGCAGGGTGGCCATGGTGGTCCCTCGGGTTTGGTGAAACATCCGGAGTCGAGGTCCCCCGCGGCCAGAAGGTGGAGAAGGGCAGCAGCAGCCGATGCGAACAGCGACGCGGGTCGCCTGAAAGGTCAGCACCTGAACGCAACAGCCACTTGCAGCCGATCACCACCCTGTGACGCGCAGGGTGTGCCGGATCACCCGACAGGGCGCCGGCCGTGATCGCACTTCCAGGCGGGCATTCGGGCTTTTACCGTTGCGCGACAGCGCCGGAATTCCACCGGCTTCCCCCGTGACGCCGATCCCAAATCGGACCGGCCGCCGTGCCACGACAGCACAGCCCCGGAAGTGGCAGGGCCTGTGGCGGCAAGTATAGCATGCCTGATCCGCGAGGACAAGGGGTGTGGAAAAAATCTGGATATTATTTCCGTTATTCGTCATCAACAAAGGCAATTTCTACAGATTGTGTGTGGGATGTTAAAGTCTGGTATCCGTTATTCGTGATTATGTAGGCATCTCCCCGACAGGGTGTTGAGAAAACGCCGGGCAGCGGGTAGCAGCTCCTGCTTACAGTTGCGGTCAGGCTTTGCTCTCATGCTGCAGGCGGTCGATCTCGTTGCTTAAAGGTGCACCCCAGAGGCATTGGAGGGGAACTATGATGAGCAGACCACGGGGCGGCTGGAGGCAAACGTTGGGACTGGTGCTGGTGGGCGGGGTGTTGGGGATGAGCGTCAGCTCGGTCCGTGCGCAGGCTGTTACGCTGGCTTTCCAGCCCAAAGAAAGCACTTTCGAAGTGCGAGGCACCTCGACCCTGCATGACTGGACCTGCAAAGTAACGGACTGGCAGGGAACGGTCGCGCTGCGGCAGGCAGACGAGCTGGCCTCGCTACAGGCAGCGGAGGTCGTGGTGTCAGTAGGGGCGATCGCATGCGGAAACGGCACCATGGACCGCAAGATGCGGAAAGCCCTGAAGGCTAAAGCGCATCCGGAGATCCGGTTTGAGCTGGAGCGAATCGACGCTGTCGCAGCAGGAGCGGAAGGATACTGGTTGCAGGTGCAGGGGCGGTTGACGGTTGCAGGGGCGACACAGCCAGTGCAGATGCGGGTGCTGGCGCAACCGGAAAACGGAGGATGGCGCTTTCAGGGCGTGCAGCCCCTTTCGATGAAGGCGTTCGGCATCAAGCCGCCTACGGCTATGCTGGGCGCACTCCGGACGGGCGACAGGGTGGTCGTGCATTTTGATGTGATAGCGCGCCCGAGATCTGATTCACCGTAAGCCTGGCAGGGATACGATGGGCATGATCGGTCTGTGGCGTGCCATGCTGCTGATGTTGAGCGTTCAGCCGGCGTCCTGTTACGTGCTCAATCCGGCCAAGAGCCAGGTGTGGATTGAAGGACGCGCGACCCTGAAGCGCTTTAGCTGTAGGGCCACGCAGGTGGAGGGGCACGGTGTGGTTGAAGCCGGAGGAGCTATGCAGGCACAACTTGTTGTAGCGGTGCAGGCTTTTGACTGCGGGGAGCCATCCATGAACCGGGACCTGCAGCAAGCGCTCCAGGCCGATCGCTTTCCGGCGATCCGGTTCGTGCTGGGGAAGGTGGCCGTGCTGGAAGCACCAACAGTCGACTCGGTCCGGCTGGACGTAACCGGGGCCCTGACGATTGCCGGGGTAACGCGTACGGTACGTTTTGTCGCAAGCGGTCAGTTGCTGGTGGCCGGGCGCGTACGTCTGACAGGTTTGCTTCCCCTGAAACTGACCGACTTCAAGGTAAAGCCGCCCACCGCGCTGTTTGGATTGGTCCGGGTATACGATCAGATCACGGTGCACTTTGACCTGGTTGTGCAGCCCGTGGCATGGCCGCTATGCGTGGTGACTATGGTGGACTCACTTAATCCCCCCTGAACACCCAACCAAACCGGAGGAAACAGCCATGCGTACACGATTAACCAGGAGCATCCTGGCGCTGCTTGCGCTGCTACTTTGGAGCACGCCGGCTGCAGGCCAGGAGCAGGAAAAGCCAGAAAACGAAGGGCCGGTGGTGCACGGCTTTATCCGGCCTGACTGGATTATCCAGAATGTGGATGATCCGTTCCGAGATGACCTGCGGATCTACCACTTTCTGACACGGACGCGCATTTACCTGAAAGGCACCTATGAGGGCGTGCGGTATCGGGTCGAGTTGGGGCTGACGGGTCCGGAAGCCGAAATTCCAGTCTCGCGTGTAGGTTTCTGGGGGATGCCCCAGATCCTGCAGGACTTTTATGCGGATGTGCCCTTCCCGGGTACGAAGAACGTCTATGTGCGACTGGGCCAGTTCAAGGTGCCGGCGGGGGCCGAAGGGTTGACCTATTCGGCCTACTTGCCCTTTGTGGAGCGGTCGATCGTGCAGCAGTTCGTAGGACTGCTGCGGGACTACGGCGTCGCGCTGCATGCCTATCCTGGCGAGAACCTCTCGCTGGCCCTGGCGGTGCAGACCGGTCTGGGACGGAGCATCCCCAATCGGTATCTGCCCGAGGTATTTGGCTTCCCGTTCGTAACGGCGCGCCTGCAGTTTGGGCCAAATCAGGGGCACGACCTGTTCCGACTGAAGCCCATGCCCTCTAATGAAGCGTTGGAGGTCCGGCTGGGGGCCAATGTCTCCTACTATAAAGACGTGCTGGCCGGGCATTCGACAGCCCTGCGCGTCTGGAATAAGGAGAAGCCCGTGCTGCTGCAAAGTGGCTGGAACCCCTATATTGATCAGCGGGAAGCCGGCCGTTTGAAAGCCGGCACGCTGCTCATCGGTGGTGGTGACATCGGGCTGGGCTATCCGACCGCGCAGGGGGCTCTCTGGCTGGAAGGACAGATCACCTATGGACAGTATGAGAACGATTTTGGAAAGGTAGCTGTGACGGCCGTTCGTGCCCAGGCTACCTACGCAATGGAGACCGTAACCTTTGGTCTGCGCTATGCACTGGTGCAGCTCGATGAACTGGGCGGCGATGCCGTAGGTAGCGATCCAATCCACGAAGTGACGCCCGTGCTGACCTACCGGCTGCAGAAGAATGTCCGGATCATTCTGGACGGCAGTTTTCTGTTGGACGTGCCAGTGGCTGTGGAAGAGGGCATGGGGGTATATGTGTTGACGGACCACCCCGAGGAGATCGGTATGGAGACGATTAAGCGGCAGAACGTGCTCAATCTACGCGCGGCCGTACAGGTCAACTTCTGAAGTCAGGAGGTATGCCGGGGGCTCCGAAAGGGGTCCCCGGTTTTTTCATGGTCGGGTAACATGAAGAACCCCGGCGATTTCGGGGGGGTAATCGCCGGGGCAGGAAGCACGTCCCGGAGGTGAGGCGCAGGGGCCACAATAAAGCATTTCGGTGGATTCGTCAAGACATTGGGCTTACTGGCGTAGCATAAACGCGCCGACTTTTCCCATTGCTACAGGACAGAAGCCGCAGCATGTATGGGCGATCTGGATTATAGTCGTGTCTGGACGGTTAAGTAATGCAGTAGGCCCAGCGAGGACCAGGAGCTGAAGGCATAGTCAAAGTGCAGGCCGGCCATGCGGAGGCCGAAACCAGCGTTGAATCCGGCCAGATCCAGGCGAGGCCGTATCTTGAGCATTTCATGGCGGCGGTAGCTGTAGCCGAAGCGTAGCTGAAACGATCGGCTGGCGCCCAGCTCAGCGCCGAAGTTCAGGTAATAGAACAGGCGGCCGAGCCAGGTCTGGTTTTCGGGATACCGGCCAAAGCGAAGCAGGTCGTAAACCGTGACCGTAAATTGCAGCGGGAGGTAGCGCAATCGTTTACGCAAGGCCAGGCGCATGTCGAACGGCAGACGATCGGGGGTCGTGCCCAGGGACTGGAGGGTGACTCCCAGATAGTGCAGGCTGCCCGCAAGGGTCAGCAGCTGCATGGGGAGCTCATAACGGAGGCCAGCATCCAGCGCGAAAGCTGTGGCCCGCCGGTCGGCCAGAGCAGTATGAATCAGGTGGAAGCTGGCACCGTAATGAAAAGAAGGATCCCGGCTACGTCCCAGGCCCACGGTCAGGGCCAGATCGACCGGGCGAAAGGTCCCTTTCCGGTTGCCTTCCAGATCGGCTTCATTGAGGACGCCCCAATCCAGAAAACGCAGCGCCAGTCCAAAGGTACCGAGGCCTTCTCGATGCCAGGCCGAAGCAATCAGGCCGGCTCGGATATCACCTACGTGGTTCAAATAAGCTATTTGCAGATGGCGATGTTGCTCTGGCTGGAGTGAGGCCGGGTTTAACAGGAACAACGCCACGTCATCATCGGACACAGCTGCTGGCGTTTCGCCCAGTGCTGCTATGCGCGCCGAGAATGGCAGGCGCAGAAACGCAAAACCACCCAGCGGCGCCTCCTGTGCCCGGACCGATGGGCTCAAGAAGAGTAAGAGCGCCGGCAGGAATCGCCACGTCTTCATCAGCGCGTTTGCTTGCCTGGGATGTCCGAACGTTACAGCTGTAACAATCAGCGAATAATCCTGCCGGGCTTAGTGAGGTCTGTACTTTCCTCAAATATAGCGTAGCGGGTGTTTAAAAGCGAGTCCCCGTGATATCTCCAGAAGTGCCTCAAAATATGCGCCAAAGATGCCATCGCGCATGAGAGGAAGCTGCTATGGCTTGCGATTATAAATGTCTAATCTCCAATTGAAACCTGTTGTACCAGCTATTTGCATTCCATGCGTCGGGGTCAGGTTGTCGGATTGTTGCTCGGATTACATCTTGGGGGGGTAACCGGGCTTGTGATGTTTTTAAGCTGGTGGGCAGGTACCAATCTGGCGGCGGTCGATAGCTTGCTGGTGGCCATCTGGACGCTTCCCCTGACGCTTTTCATGGCCTGGTTTATCGGGGGCGACCTGTTGCAGCTCATGACGCGTCGTCCTTTGCTTCGGCCGGTTCTGACGCAGCTCCTGTGGCTGGTACTGTTGCTGCTGATGTGGGCTGTGGTGCCTGGCTGATGCGGAAGCGCTTCTTTTTCTTCTTATCGTTGATCTTGCGCGGCCGATCGCGTATGCTTACAGCAGAAGATCTGACGGTGCCATCCGGCCAGTCATGTTACTGCTGGGCTTTGATGTAGGCAGTTCGTTTATCAAAGGGGCGCTGGTTGAGGCGGCAACCGGTCGTGTACTGACGTCGGTAACGGTTCCAGAGCAGGAGTTAGCGATTCAATCGCTGCGTCCCGGTTGGGCCGAACAGGATCCGGAGCTGTGGTGGCAGTGTGTACAACAGGCTGTGGCAGCGCTGCGGCGGCATTATCCGTTCGATCCTGAAGCGATTGGCGGTATTGGCATCGCCTACCAGATGCACGGTCTGGTGCTCATCGATCGGCGGGGACGT from the Rhodothermus sp. genome contains:
- a CDS encoding YceI family protein, giving the protein MGMIGLWRAMLLMLSVQPASCYVLNPAKSQVWIEGRATLKRFSCRATQVEGHGVVEAGGAMQAQLVVAVQAFDCGEPSMNRDLQQALQADRFPAIRFVLGKVAVLEAPTVDSVRLDVTGALTIAGVTRTVRFVASGQLLVAGRVRLTGLLPLKLTDFKVKPPTALFGLVRVYDQITVHFDLVVQPVAWPLCVVTMVDSLNPP
- the metE gene encoding 5-methyltetrahydropteroyltriglutamate--homocysteine S-methyltransferase, whose protein sequence is MIQATNLGFPRIGPNRELKWAVEGYWAGRISEDELLATARQLRARHWQWQQEAGLDQIPSNDFSLYDHVLDTIALVGAVPERFGWQGEVVDLTTYFAMARGVQEKDLEAHGLERAGVPPLEMTKWFDTNYHYLVPEFHPEQTFRLATTKPIDEYLEAKTLGIETRPVLLGPVSFLLLGKPATDHFDPLSLLDRLLPVYAEVLRRLKVAGARYVQMDEPCLVLDLPPTVHRAYQQAYTALSRPEHPALVLTTYFGSLEENLLPTLKLPVAAIHLDLVRAPEQLEPALAHFPEDCILSLGLIDGRNVWRADLEAAASVLRRAIDALGQERVWIAPSCSLLHVPIDLATETNLDPEIRPWLAFARQKLEELATLKRLVNEGESVVRDRLEAARKARSERLTSPRRIDPAVRQRLAHLSPDMARRKRPFAERYALQQERLNLPLLPTTTIGSFPQTDTLRKKRAALRRGALSRKAYEQFLEATIAETIARQEAIGLDVLVHGEPERTDMVEYFAEQLQGFLVTRNGWVQSYGTRCVRPPILYGDVARRGPMTVRWITYAQRCTSRPVKGILTGPVTILQWSFVRDDQPRADTCRQLALALRDEVADLEAAGIAIIQIDEPALREGLPLRRRDWPAYLDWAVECFRLTASVVRDETQIHTHMCYADFEDILEAIVALDADVISIEAARSGMSLLEAFRRFQYPNAVGPGVYDIHSPRVPSVEEIEALLERALAVIPAERLWVNPDCGLKTRRWEEAEPALRHMVEAAHRLRARLSATVP
- a CDS encoding porin gives rise to the protein MRTRLTRSILALLALLLWSTPAAGQEQEKPENEGPVVHGFIRPDWIIQNVDDPFRDDLRIYHFLTRTRIYLKGTYEGVRYRVELGLTGPEAEIPVSRVGFWGMPQILQDFYADVPFPGTKNVYVRLGQFKVPAGAEGLTYSAYLPFVERSIVQQFVGLLRDYGVALHAYPGENLSLALAVQTGLGRSIPNRYLPEVFGFPFVTARLQFGPNQGHDLFRLKPMPSNEALEVRLGANVSYYKDVLAGHSTALRVWNKEKPVLLQSGWNPYIDQREAGRLKAGTLLIGGGDIGLGYPTAQGALWLEGQITYGQYENDFGKVAVTAVRAQATYAMETVTFGLRYALVQLDELGGDAVGSDPIHEVTPVLTYRLQKNVRIILDGSFLLDVPVAVEEGMGVYVLTDHPEEIGMETIKRQNVLNLRAAVQVNF
- a CDS encoding PorV/PorQ family protein; its protein translation is MKTWRFLPALLLFLSPSVRAQEAPLGGFAFLRLPFSARIAALGETPAAVSDDDVALFLLNPASLQPEQHRHLQIAYLNHVGDIRAGLIASAWHREGLGTFGLALRFLDWGVLNEADLEGNRKGTFRPVDLALTVGLGRSRDPSFHYGASFHLIHTALADRRATAFALDAGLRYELPMQLLTLAGSLHYLGVTLQSLGTTPDRLPFDMRLALRKRLRYLPLQFTVTVYDLLRFGRYPENQTWLGRLFYYLNFGAELGASRSFQLRFGYSYRRHEMLKIRPRLDLAGFNAGFGLRMAGLHFDYAFSSWSSLGLLHYLTVQTRL
- a CDS encoding ribonucleotide-diphosphate reductase subunit beta, encoding MELPAFGSRRIRVEDKRLINCHEVDVNQLMPIKYAWAWEHYLNGCKNHWMPSEIPMARDIELWRSNKLTDDERLVILRNLGFFATAESLVGNNIVLAIFRHVTNPECRQYLLRQAFEEAIHTHAFLYIVESLGLDEGEVFNMYREIPAVARKDEFEMELTREVLRPDFTTATVEGGRAFLKNLIGYYVIMEGIFFYSGFAMILSFHRQNKMTGIGEQFQYILRDETIHLNFGIDLINGIKAENPELRTPDFQREVQQLIEEAVELEVAYAHDCLPRGVLGLTASMFREYVQYIADRRLERIGLKARYGSKNPFPWMSETIDLLKEKNFFETRVTEYQQAAALSWDE
- a CDS encoding ribonucleoside-diphosphate reductase subunit alpha, whose product is MATLQMFTTDMLPTVIKRDGRRVPFDADRIRRALEKAFRATYDLSTDTPLTAELAEEIEALTGAVVRWCQHRPEVSVEAIQDEVERTLMRAGRYAVARRYILYREARAEARRRQQLTYRRADGTEAPFPHEALRTRIEAACAELEDVDPDGIQEELLRTVYPGISEDELDRALILAARTHIEREPNYTFVAARLLLDALYREVFGRPVPPDEQAEACRTGFYAYLMHGVRLERLDERLLHTFDLERLAQALRPERDRRFTYLGLQTLYDRYLLHDPDGRRLELPQYLWMRVAMGLALNESDPTHRAIQFYELLSSFRFMNSTPTLFNAGTPHPQLSSCYLTTVQDDLGAIFKAIRDNALLSKWAGGLGNDWTPVRALGAHIRGTNGRSQGVIPFLKIVNDTAVAVNQGGKRKGAVCAYLEVWHLDIEEFLELRRNTGDERRRTHDMNTACWIPDLFLQRVRQRKHWTLFSPDEVPDLHDLYGRAFRERYEHYEREAEAGRIRNWRRVDALALWRKMLSMLFETGHPWLTFKDPCNIRSPQDHVGVVHSSNLCTEITLNTSPEEVAVCNLGSINLVAHVNEQGELDREKLRETIRTAVRMLDNVIDLNFYLIPEARTANLRHRPIGLGLMGFQDVLYRRGLSYASEAAVELADELMEFIAYCAYEASSDLAAERGAYSTFRGSKWDRGLLPLDTLDLLEAERGEPIPVPRTARLNWNALREKIRRQGMRNANVLAIAPTATIANICGVSPSIEPTYKNLYVKSNLSGEFTQINAYLVRDLKARGLWDEEMLDDLKYYDGSVQEIDRVPSELKERYRTAFEINPRWLIECAARRQKWIDQSQSLNLYLAEPSGRKLSEMYQLAWQLGLKTTYYLRALAATQIEKSTLDINRRGIQPRWMKSRSPSSDIVVRRDGPACSPDDESCEACQ
- a CDS encoding YceI family protein — translated: MMSRPRGGWRQTLGLVLVGGVLGMSVSSVRAQAVTLAFQPKESTFEVRGTSTLHDWTCKVTDWQGTVALRQADELASLQAAEVVVSVGAIACGNGTMDRKMRKALKAKAHPEIRFELERIDAVAAGAEGYWLQVQGRLTVAGATQPVQMRVLAQPENGGWRFQGVQPLSMKAFGIKPPTAMLGALRTGDRVVVHFDVIARPRSDSP